Part of the Streptomyces sp. NBC_01460 genome, TCGTGGGCCGCTGCACGGGAACGGCCCCAACGGGCCTCCGCCTGTGGCACCCTGGATACGACCGCCCCACCGGGCTCCCCCGTACCGGTGGGGCGGTTCTGTGTGCCGCCGCACGCACGAGGCCCCGCCGTCGCGGCCCATGAGGACGATCCCGCCCGTTCTCGGCCGATGCCGCCACCGATGTGGCCCAAATCAGCCTTCTCGCGCATGAGTTGAGGAGTACGGGGCAGGCGCCTACACCTCATGGCATCCAACCTGAGGAGCGTGACGGGATGACCGTGCACACTGCACAGACCGCCGGTGCGGAACGAGCAGGCGCCCCGGACGGTCTCCCGCGGATCGAGGACGCCGGGCAGATCGCCCCGCGGGACGCGCGGAACCTGTCGAGGCTCTTCTTCGACCGGCTGCACCTGCTGGAGGAGGGGACCCCCGAGCACCAGTACGCCCGCAACACCCTCATCGAGATGAATCTGTCGCTCGTACGGTTCGCCGCCGGACGCTTCCGCAACCGGGGCAGCGGCGACATGGAGGACATCGTCCAGGTCGGCACCATCGGTCTGATCAAGGCCATCGACCGCTTCGACCTCGCCCGTGAGGTCGAGTTCACCTCGTTCGCCGTGCCGTACATCGTCGGTGAGATCAAGCGCTTCTTCCGGGACACCACCTGGTCCGTGCATGTGCCGCGGAGGCTCCAGGAGCTCCGGGTGGACCTCGCGAAGGCCAAGGAGAGGCTTGCGGCCGACCTCGACCGGGACCCCACGGTGCGGGAGCTCGCCGAGGACCTCGGTCTCGAGGAGGCGGAGGTCACCGAGGGCATCGTCGCGGCCAACGGCTACACGGCCGGCTCGCTCGACATGCCCGCCGACGCCTCGGAGCCGGTGGGCCGCGCGTCGGGCGCGCGCACCTACGCGGACGTACTGGGCGAGCCCGACGCCGCGATGGAGGCGGTGGAGAACCTCCACGCGCTCGCCCCGCTGCTGGGCGGCCTCGACGCCCGGGAGCGCCGCATCATCGACATGCGGTTCGGCCAGGAGCTGACCCAGGCCCAGATCGGCGAGGAGCTCGGCATCTCGCAGATGCACGTCTCCCGGCTGCTGAGCCGCATCCTCGGCACCCTGCGCAGCGGGATGCTCGCCCAGGACTGACCGGCGCACCGGGTCCGGCCGGCCCGGCGGTCCGCGGGGCCGGTCGGGCGCGCTCTGTTGCGGCGGCATTGCAGCTTCGTGGCCACGTGGGCGAGCTGCTTCCGACCGGGTCGGGCGGCCTCTACCGTCCGTAACCAGTACGCCGCCGCCGCGTCGCCACCG contains:
- a CDS encoding SigB/SigF/SigG family RNA polymerase sigma factor: MTVHTAQTAGAERAGAPDGLPRIEDAGQIAPRDARNLSRLFFDRLHLLEEGTPEHQYARNTLIEMNLSLVRFAAGRFRNRGSGDMEDIVQVGTIGLIKAIDRFDLAREVEFTSFAVPYIVGEIKRFFRDTTWSVHVPRRLQELRVDLAKAKERLAADLDRDPTVRELAEDLGLEEAEVTEGIVAANGYTAGSLDMPADASEPVGRASGARTYADVLGEPDAAMEAVENLHALAPLLGGLDARERRIIDMRFGQELTQAQIGEELGISQMHVSRLLSRILGTLRSGMLAQD